AATCATGTGACGTCATGCCTGCCGGTTTGATAAGTGGTAGTATTCCTGTTGGCATCAGTTGCGCTCCTCTCCAAACAACATTGAGTGCAAAAAAAGGATAGGAAGCACTATGCTCCGCTATCCTTCCAATTAGTTAGAATCATTGTTTCGATTAAGATCTGATAGCAGCGTCTCAATACGATTGCCATATTCAATGGACTGATCAATTTCGAATTCTAATTCAGGTGTTTTACGCAAGCGGATTCGTTTTCCTACCTCTGAACGTAAAAACCCTTTTGCTTTGTTTAAGCCTTTTAAGCTGGCTTCTTTCTCTTCTTCACTACCAAGAACTGTAATGAACACTTTTGCTTGTTGAAGATCTCCAGTGACATCGACTCCCGTAACGGTTACAAATTTCACACGAGGATCTTTTAATCCGCGAAGCATAATGTCACTAAGTTCTTTTTTCATTTGTTCTGCAACTTTGTTTGCACGAACTTTACTCATATTGTCACCTCATTGTTCGGCTAAAGCCATTCAAATTGTGTCAGCGTCCGTTCTGAGTCAGGATCCGCATCGATTAGAGCCAATGCTTTTTGTAGCTCTTGCTCACATCGTTTCTTAGTGGTAGACACAGCAACAATGCTAAGCTCCGAGCGCTGCCACAAATCATGATGGTCCGTTTCTGAAACGGAGAGATTATATCGCTGCCCTAAGCGAGTCAGCAAACTTTTTATGACTGCTCGCTTTGCTTTTAATGACCCTGCCTCATAAATAAACAGCTCACAACGGACAGCACCTATAATCATTTACGGACGATTTCTTCCATAACATACGCTTCAATTAGGTCGCCTTCTTTGATGTCGTTAAAGTTTTCTAGCGTAATACCACACTCATATCCCGCAGCTACTTCTTTTACATCATCTTTAAAACGTTTCAGCGCATTGATAGCACCTTCGTAAATCACAATGCCATCACGGATTAAGCGAACCGTTGAATTACGTGAAATTTTTCCGTCTGTTACATAAGAACCAGCAATCATACCAATTTTAGATACTTTAAAGGTAGTACGGATTTCTACTTGACCAATGATTTTTTCTTCATACTCTGGGTCAAGCATACCTTTCATTGCTAATTCAATTTCATCGATTGCATTATAAATGACACGATGTAGTCGAATATCTACTTTTTCAACTTCAGCTGTACGCTTAGCATTTACATCTGGGCGAACATTAAAACCAATCACAATTGCATTAGATGCAGAAGCTAAAATAATATCCGATTCAGCAATCGCTCCAACACCAGTGTGAATAATATTAACCTTGACACCTTCAACCTCTATTTTTTCAAGTGAACCTCGCATTGCCTCAACTGAACCTTGAACATCACCTTTAATAATGATGTTAATATCTTTCACTTCACCTTGTTGGATTTGATTAAACAAATCATCTAAAGAAACACGTGAAGTTTCAGTACGGTTCTCGTCACGATGACGAGCATTTCTAGCTTCCCCTATTTGACGAGCTTTCTTCTCGTCTTTAAAGGCTTGGAATTGATCACCAGCAAGAGGTACATCATTTAGACCAGTAATCTCTACTGGTGTAGATGGCCCTACTGACTTCACTCTACGTCCAAGATCATTAACTAGTGCACGAACACGACCAAATGTGTTACCGACAACTAGTGGATCTCCTACGTTTAGTGTACCCGCTTGAACAAGTAATGTTGCAACAGGTCCACGGCCTTTGTCAAGCTGTGCTTCTACAACAGAACCTACTGCTAGTTTATCTGGATTTGCTTTTAATTCTTCTACTTCAGCTACAAGAAGAATCATTTCAAGAAGCTCATCAATTCCTGTACCGTTAATAGCAGATACATTCACAAAGATTGTCTCTCCGCCCCATGCTTCCGGAACCAATTGATATTCCGTTAGCTCCTGCATAACTTTATCTGGATTTGCTGCTTCTTTATCTACTTTATTCACGGCTACGATAATCGGTACTCCAGCTGCTTTCGCGTGGCTGATGGCTTCTTTTGTTTGTGGCATAACACCATCATCCGCTGCAACAACTAGGATTGTGATATCAGTCACTTGAGCTCCACGAGCACGCATGGTTGTAAATGCTGCGTGACCAGGGGTATCAAGGAAAGTTACCTTTTTACCGTTTGTTTCAACTTGGTAAGCACCAATATGCTGTGTAATCCCACCAGCTTCACCAGCTGTAACTTTAGTATCACGAATCGAATCTAGAAGCGTTGTTTTACCATGGTCAACGTGACCCATAATCGTTACAACTGGAGGACGCTCTTGAAGTTCCTCTGTAGAGTCATCTGCATTGTAGTTATCAATGTCCAGTTCATCAACAGGAATGATTTCCTCTGCTTCGACTCCATAATCTGTTGCAAGAAGTTCAATCGTATCCTTATCAAGCTCTTGGTTAATTGTAGCCATCACACCAAGACCCATTAATTTTTTGATAATCTCCGATGCTTCACGGTGAAGCTCTTTTGCAAACTCACTTACTGTCAGTGACCCAACAAATGTGATTTTTCCCGGAAGTGGCATCTGCTTTACAGGCTGCTGACTACGGTTTCGTTGATTGTTATTACGGTTACGATTGCGATTATTATTGTTGTTACGATTTTGCGGTTGATTACGGTTTTGGTTATTTGGACGTTGTCCTCCGCCCTGTTTCTTAGCTGCAGGTCTAGCAGACTGGCCAGCTTGATTGTTGTTTGCCGGTTTTGGACGACTTTGTTGACTTTGTTGACTCTGTTGCTGCTTTGCAGCGGGTGCTTTGCTTTCTTGTTGAGCCGGTTTAGCTTGGCTAGATGTTTGGCCTGAGGCTTTTTTTAGCGTATCTTCATCTACAACAGACATGTGATTGGATACCTCAACACCCATTCCTTTTAGCTGGTCAATCAATTGTTTACTTTGAACGTTGTGTTCTTTTGCATATTCATATATTCTCATTTTTTTCATATACTTACCTCCACATTCATTGGTCCAATAATTCGGTTATTTTTTTAGCAAATCCCCTGCTTTTGATGCCAATGACTACTCGTTCTGCTTTGCCTACTGCAGCACCAAGAACGGCTCGATCTGCAACTTGTTTTAATGGGATCTTATAATGTGTACACTTGTCTTTCACCTTTTTAGCCGTTGCATCAGAGGCATCTGCTGCAAGCAATACTAAGCATACTCGATTTTTTCGTACATCCTGCAAAACAAGTTCTTCACCTGTTACTAGCTCTCTAGCTCTGGCAGCAAGTCCAAGCAGAGATATCCATTTTTCAGAAGGATTGGTCATTTTCCACTGTTTCCTTTTGGTCTGGAAGCAAGCAGATCATCATATTGAGCGGGCGTTACTGTGACATTTAAATGCCTAGAAAGGACGTCCTTTTTTTTAGCAAGTAGAAAAATGTCCTCTTCATTTGTTAAATACGCGCCGCGCCCATTCTTTTTACCAGTCACATCTAACTGGACTTCTCCTTCAGGTGACCGGACAATTCGAATGAGTTCTTTTTTAGGCTTCATAACATTTGTTACAACACATTTTCTCAGAGGAATCTTACGCTCACTCACAGATCCATCTCCTTCTTAACTCTTATTCCCGTTCATCAGAAGTATAATCAGTTGATTCTTCAAACGTATTCTCATCTTTAACAGGAACAGGTTCAAAGTTCTTCTCTTCTAGAAGGCCAAGCTCTTCTGCCTCTGACTCACTCTTAATATCAATTTTCCACCCGGTTAACTTAGCAGCTAATCGTGCGTTTTGACCACGTTTTCCGATCGCAAGTGATAATTGATAATCCGGAACAATAACCTGCGTCATCTTATCAGTTTCGTTCACACTCACACGAACAACTTTTGATGGACTTAATGCATTTGCTACATATTCAACCGGATCTTCAGACCACTTGACAATATCAATTTTTTCGCCTTTTAATTCATTTACAATCGTTTGAACACGTTGTCCTCGTGGACCTACACATGCACCTACTGGATCCACTTCAGGATTGTCGGAATGAACGGCAATTTTTGAACGATCGCAAGCTTCTCGTGAAACCGATTTGATTTCAACTGTACCATCATAAATTTCAGGTACTTCAAGCTCAAACAATCTTTTTAATAAGCCTGGATGTGTTCTAGATATCAGGATCTGAGGTCCCTTTGTTGTTTTCTCAACCTTGGTAATAAACGCCTTCATGCGGTCGTTATGCTTATAGGATTCATTAGGCATTTGTTCATTAAGTGGAAGTAGTGCCTCAACTTTTCCTAAATCAACATAAATAAACCGATGATCTTGACGTTGTACAATTCCTGTCATGATGTCTTCTTCGCGATCAATAAAATCAGAATAAATGATTCCTCGTTCTGCTTCACGTACACGTTGAGTGACAACCTGTTTAGCCGTTTGTGCAGCAATACGACCAAAATCCTTAGGTGTTACTTCAATTTCAATGATGTCATCTAAGACATAGTTCGGATCCATTTGAAGTGCCTCATCTAAAGTAATCTCTAAACGGGTATCAAATACTTCCTCAACGATCACTTTTCTTGCAAAAACTCGAATGCTACCGTTGTCACGATTTACGTCAACTCGGACATTTTGAGCTTGATTAAAATTACGTTTATAACCAGAAATTAGAGCAGCTTCAATGGCCTCAATAATAATGTCTTTTTTGATTCCTTTGTCATGCTCAAGCGTAGATAGTGCTTCCATAAACTCAGTATTCATGGATTCTTGTCCCCCTTTCAAACTTGGGCCTTACTTTAAAATATAATGGCTAAACGCGCATTTGCGACTTTTGTATATGGAATGTGATAGACCTTTTTTCTTGTTTTGATTGTGACTTCAATAACAACTGTCTCATCATCAAAAGAAATCAAGGTTCCTTCAAATCCTTTTTGTCCTTCTACCGGTTCATAGGTTGAAATGGCAATGTATTTACCAATTGCTTTGTGTAAGTCAGAAGCCTTCTTTAAAGGACGTTCTGCACCAGGTGAGGATACTTCTAAAAAGTACGCCTCTTCAATGGGGTCAGTCCGGTCTAATTCCTCACTTAAACGCTCGCTTACCGTTCCACAATCATCTAAATCAATACCTGAATCGGAATCTATAAACACACGTAAAAACCAATTTGGCCCCTCTTTCTTGTACTCAATATCTACGAGCTCAAGATTGAGTTCAGCTAAAATTGGTGTCACTAGGCTTTCTGTAGTGGTTGTGACATTCTTGCTCAAACTTTACCCTCCTTACATTCTATCTATTGAATCATTCGTCTCGTCTAATACATATGAGGCTGCACAAAAATGAAAGAGTGGGTTGCCCCACTCTCCTCCGAACGTATTCTAAGTATTACCATATCAAGATTAGCATACTCATGGTGCTTTTGCAACTGATGAAGCTATCGCACTCTTAGAACAAAGAGAGCTGATTTGAATCTGGTAATCCCTCTAAACAGCCATGATCATCTAAATTTTCAACGACTGTTTTTGTGAGCTTACCACGTTGCTGTAAATCCTCTTTTGATAGGAATTCTCTCTCCTGCCTAGCTCGTACTATATTATGAGCAGCATTGGTCCCAACACCAGTTAATGAATTAAATGGTGGAAGCAAACTCACCCCATCGACAATAAACTCATCAGCAGAAGAACGGTAGAGATCTGCTTTTTGGAATGAAAATCCTCGCTCACACATTTCAAGAGCTAATTCTAAAACCGTTAACACGGCTTTTTCTTTTGGTGCGGCGTCTAATCCCTTTTTGTTAATTTCATCGATTTTAGCACGGATAGCCGTTGAACCTTTTATCATCGTATCCATATCAAAATCATCTGCACGAACCGTAAAATAAGATGCGTAATACAAAATAGGATGATGCACTTTAAAATAGGCAATTCGAACGGCCATCAAAACATAAGCGGCCGCGTGGGCTTTAGGGAACATATATTTAATCTTTAAGCATGATTGAATATACCAATCTGGCACATTGTTTTTCTTCATCTCATCAATCCACTCTTGTTGCAGCCCTTTTCCTTTACGCACAAACTCCATAATCTTAAAGGCTAAAGAGGAATCAAGACCCTTATAAATTAAATACACCATGATATCATCCCGGCACCCAATTACATCTTTTAACTCGCATGTACCATTGTAAATTAACTCATTGGCATTATTCAGCCATACATCGGTTCCGTGTGAAAGACCAGAGATCTGGACGAGCTCAGAGAATGTACTTGGTTTGGTTTCCTCAAGCATTTGCCTTACAAAACGCGTTCCGAATTCCGGAATCCCAAGTGTACCGGTTTTACACATAATTTGTTCTTCATCGACACCGAGCACATCTGGACCACTAAAGATTTTCATAACCTCTGGGTCATCCGTTGGAATGGTTTTTGGATCAATGCCACTTAGATCTTGGAGCATACGAATTACGGTTGGATCATCATGGCCAAGAATATCAAGCTTTAACAAATTATCATGGATAGAATGGAAATCAAAATGAGTTGTTTTCCACTCAGAGTTCTTATCATCAGCCGGGAATTGAATTGGACTGAAATCATGAATGTCCATATAATCTGGGACAACGATAATTCCACCAGGGTGCTGTCCAGTTGTTCGCTTTACTCCTGTGGTTCCAGAAACAAGGCGATCAATCTCTGCTCCCCGCATGATTAAGTCATGATCACTTTGATAGCCTTTCACATAACCATACGCCGTTTTTTCGGCAACCGTTCCAATTGTTCCCGCTCTGTACACATATTCTTCACCAAATAGCTCTTTGGTGTATTGGTGAGCACGCGGTTGGTAACTACCTGAGAAGTTCAAATCAATATCGGGAACTTTATCTCCTTTAAATCCTAAGAAGGTTTCAAAAGGAATATCTTGACCATCCTTCACATAAGCCGTTCCGCACTCTGTGCAATCCTTATCCTTTAAGTCAAAGCCAGAAGCGACACTACCGTCATCAAAAAACTCAGAATGACAACATTTTGGACATACATAGTGAGGTGCTAATGGATTAACCTCTGTGATCTCCGTCATCGTTGCAACGAGCGAGGATCCAACAGACCCCCTTGATCCAACAAGATACCCATCTATCAATGACTTTTTCACGAGCTTATGAGAAATAAGATAGATAACAGCAAAACCATGCCCAATGATACTTTTCAACTCTTTTTCAAGTCGAGCCGTTACAATTTCAGGTAGTTCTTCACCATAGATGCTTTTAGCCATGTCAT
The nucleotide sequence above comes from Alkalicoccobacillus plakortidis. Encoded proteins:
- the rnpM gene encoding RNase P modulator RnpM, with amino-acid sequence MSERKIPLRKCVVTNVMKPKKELIRIVRSPEGEVQLDVTGKKNGRGAYLTNEEDIFLLAKKKDVLSRHLNVTVTPAQYDDLLASRPKGNSGK
- the rbfA gene encoding 30S ribosome-binding factor RbfA, giving the protein MSKVRANKVAEQMKKELSDIMLRGLKDPRVKFVTVTGVDVTGDLQQAKVFITVLGSEEEKEASLKGLNKAKGFLRSEVGKRIRLRKTPELEFEIDQSIEYGNRIETLLSDLNRNNDSN
- the infB gene encoding translation initiation factor IF-2; amino-acid sequence: MKKMRIYEYAKEHNVQSKQLIDQLKGMGVEVSNHMSVVDEDTLKKASGQTSSQAKPAQQESKAPAAKQQQSQQSQQSRPKPANNNQAGQSARPAAKKQGGGQRPNNQNRNQPQNRNNNNNRNRNRNNNQRNRSQQPVKQMPLPGKITFVGSLTVSEFAKELHREASEIIKKLMGLGVMATINQELDKDTIELLATDYGVEAEEIIPVDELDIDNYNADDSTEELQERPPVVTIMGHVDHGKTTLLDSIRDTKVTAGEAGGITQHIGAYQVETNGKKVTFLDTPGHAAFTTMRARGAQVTDITILVVAADDGVMPQTKEAISHAKAAGVPIIVAVNKVDKEAANPDKVMQELTEYQLVPEAWGGETIFVNVSAINGTGIDELLEMILLVAEVEELKANPDKLAVGSVVEAQLDKGRGPVATLLVQAGTLNVGDPLVVGNTFGRVRALVNDLGRRVKSVGPSTPVEITGLNDVPLAGDQFQAFKDEKKARQIGEARNARHRDENRTETSRVSLDDLFNQIQQGEVKDINIIIKGDVQGSVEAMRGSLEKIEVEGVKVNIIHTGVGAIAESDIILASASNAIVIGFNVRPDVNAKRTAEVEKVDIRLHRVIYNAIDEIELAMKGMLDPEYEEKIIGQVEIRTTFKVSKIGMIAGSYVTDGKISRNSTVRLIRDGIVIYEGAINALKRFKDDVKEVAAGYECGITLENFNDIKEGDLIEAYVMEEIVRK
- the nusA gene encoding transcription termination factor NusA; protein product: MNTEFMEALSTLEHDKGIKKDIIIEAIEAALISGYKRNFNQAQNVRVDVNRDNGSIRVFARKVIVEEVFDTRLEITLDEALQMDPNYVLDDIIEIEVTPKDFGRIAAQTAKQVVTQRVREAERGIIYSDFIDREEDIMTGIVQRQDHRFIYVDLGKVEALLPLNEQMPNESYKHNDRMKAFITKVEKTTKGPQILISRTHPGLLKRLFELEVPEIYDGTVEIKSVSREACDRSKIAVHSDNPEVDPVGACVGPRGQRVQTIVNELKGEKIDIVKWSEDPVEYVANALSPSKVVRVSVNETDKMTQVIVPDYQLSLAIGKRGQNARLAAKLTGWKIDIKSESEAEELGLLEEKNFEPVPVKDENTFEESTDYTSDERE
- a CDS encoding YlxQ family RNA-binding protein, with amino-acid sequence MTNPSEKWISLLGLAARARELVTGEELVLQDVRKNRVCLVLLAADASDATAKKVKDKCTHYKIPLKQVADRAVLGAAVGKAERVVIGIKSRGFAKKITELLDQ
- a CDS encoding DUF503 domain-containing protein, whose product is MIIGAVRCELFIYEAGSLKAKRAVIKSLLTRLGQRYNLSVSETDHHDLWQRSELSIVAVSTTKKRCEQELQKALALIDADPDSERTLTQFEWL
- the rimP gene encoding ribosome maturation factor RimP translates to MSKNVTTTTESLVTPILAELNLELVDIEYKKEGPNWFLRVFIDSDSGIDLDDCGTVSERLSEELDRTDPIEEAYFLEVSSPGAERPLKKASDLHKAIGKYIAISTYEPVEGQKGFEGTLISFDDETVVIEVTIKTRKKVYHIPYTKVANARLAIIF